One Clostridium estertheticum DNA segment encodes these proteins:
- a CDS encoding VOC family protein: MLIKKLMHVCIAVPDLNEALKFYRDVLGFQSVFQTENDKADGKLLGFDTEEIGLRAHHLLSVGAQPDQATEINIIEYTNPKMIIGEGPYNQMNHVGITRLALLVDNVDEALNEIRNFKGVEIVCETKDILIVEPEVTITATWCSFKDPFGIFITLSQPPKVEPKTVK, translated from the coding sequence ATGCTTATTAAAAAACTCATGCACGTCTGCATAGCCGTGCCGGACCTTAACGAAGCGCTCAAGTTCTATCGGGACGTGTTGGGATTTCAATCTGTTTTTCAAACAGAAAATGACAAAGCTGATGGGAAACTCTTGGGATTTGACACGGAAGAGATAGGCCTTCGTGCCCATCACTTACTGTCAGTAGGCGCACAGCCCGATCAAGCGACTGAAATAAACATCATTGAATATACCAACCCAAAGATGATCATCGGTGAAGGTCCTTATAACCAGATGAACCATGTGGGGATAACCCGCCTAGCTTTACTTGTTGACAATGTGGACGAAGCATTAAATGAAATCCGAAATTTTAAGGGCGTTGAAATCGTCTGCGAGACGAAGGACATTCTTATTGTTGAGCCTGAGGTTACCATTACAGCAACGTGGTGTAGTTTCAAAGATCCTTTCGGGATATTTATAACGTTGTCTCAGCCCCCTAAGGTAGAACCCAAAACAGTAAAATAG
- a CDS encoding VOC family protein has protein sequence MEKYITRLFHVCITVEDIEEALKFYCDVLGLESIGSLRNEKADGAVLGFPGQEIEINADHLVGTTKENATVIDLIEYITPKTVYGDGPIKEMNRVGLTRMAFGVDNIDEIYQKLLKRGDIEFFCEPIKLNAVDGGWLKVVTFRDPFGITMEFIESGH, from the coding sequence ATGGAAAAATACATTACAAGACTGTTTCACGTTTGCATTACGGTGGAGGATATCGAAGAAGCGCTTAAATTTTATTGCGACGTACTGGGGCTCGAGTCTATTGGAAGTCTGAGGAACGAGAAGGCCGATGGCGCGGTGCTTGGTTTCCCGGGGCAGGAAATTGAAATTAACGCAGACCATCTGGTTGGTACTACGAAGGAAAATGCTACTGTCATCGACCTGATTGAGTATATCACCCCTAAGACCGTATATGGTGACGGACCTATCAAGGAAATGAACCGTGTAGGCCTTACCCGTATGGCTTTTGGTGTGGATAACATTGATGAAATTTACCAAAAACTTTTGAAGCGCGGAGATATTGAATTTTTCTGCGAGCCTATAAAATTAAACGCCGTTGATGGAGGCTGGCTAAAGGTCGTGACTTTTAGGGATCCATTCGGTATTACTATGGAGTTCATTGAAAGCGGGCATTAA
- a CDS encoding nuclear transport factor 2 family protein, translated as MSKGDLINMSNNDTTEIIQIINLYGLALDSHSWDLMPEIFTEDVIADFGPAGALWVGVEKLTYAFKIFHETLDNHMHTMYGHVVHVEGDKAHAFTYGDWLLVRDLAEGGPSWLGRGWYDDELVRTEKGWRISKRVCRLASWSGNPSVPQPSYEQHPVMDTFVVRKFREEGKLETLKVISAK; from the coding sequence ATGAGTAAAGGAGATTTGATTAATATGAGCAACAACGACACTACTGAGATCATCCAAATCATCAACCTCTACGGTCTAGCGCTGGACTCCCATTCGTGGGACCTGATGCCTGAAATATTCACGGAGGACGTTATAGCGGACTTCGGACCTGCCGGGGCTCTTTGGGTGGGCGTCGAAAAGCTCACGTACGCCTTCAAGATCTTCCACGAGACCCTCGACAACCACATGCACACGATGTATGGTCACGTGGTGCACGTGGAAGGTGACAAGGCCCATGCGTTCACATATGGCGATTGGCTGCTCGTGCGCGATTTAGCAGAGGGTGGTCCGTCCTGGTTGGGGCGTGGCTGGTATGACGATGAGCTCGTCCGCACTGAAAAAGGCTGGCGCATTAGTAAGCGCGTCTGCCGGCTGGCCTCTTGGAGCGGCAACCCGTCCGTTCCGCAACCCTCCTACGAACAACATCCGGTTATGGACACCTTCGTGGTTCGTAAGTTCCGCGAAGAGGGAAAGCTTGAGACACTGAAGGTGATCTCAGCGAAGTAG
- a CDS encoding DUF4286 family protein — protein sequence MSQDINGLFNVCNGVIWIVGTQCRPGVDEDKFNKWYDEVHVPMLLEGNLVKKVTRNKISDKTYHVANATHECAKYLTIYEFENLEAFESWMTAPERAAAGEDKLATWGDGGGYEVFWATRYDNMQTWEG from the coding sequence ATGAGTCAAGATATAAACGGACTGTTTAACGTATGCAACGGTGTGATATGGATTGTTGGAACCCAATGCAGACCTGGTGTAGATGAAGATAAATTTAACAAATGGTATGATGAAGTTCATGTCCCTATGTTACTAGAAGGCAATTTGGTTAAGAAAGTAACCCGCAACAAGATTTCAGATAAAACTTACCATGTAGCAAATGCAACCCATGAGTGTGCCAAATATCTCACTATATATGAATTTGAAAATCTAGAAGCATTTGAATCATGGATGACGGCACCAGAACGCGCCGCTGCTGGAGAGGACAAGCTGGCAACATGGGGCGATGGCGGAGGATACGAAGTCTTCTGGGCAACACGGTATGACAACATGCAAACTTGGGAAGGATAG
- a CDS encoding CoA-transferase → MVGGFMACGTPEVLIDALVEKNAKDLTIICNDVNLYINYKSDLASRNLFGVMPVYFLNTV, encoded by the coding sequence ATGGTAGGAGGCTTCATGGCTTGTGGTACCCCTGAAGTCCTTATCGATGCATTGGTAGAAAAGAACGCAAAAGATCTTACCATCATATGCAACGATGTTAATTTGTACATAAATTATAAATCTGATTTGGCGTCTCGAAATCTGTTTGGGGTTATGCCGGTATATTTTTTAAATACTGTTTGA
- a CDS encoding AraC family transcriptional regulator — translation MNLNELEYLSKALAKSTSASVRLYQRENQVYYYSVYPMNPDPFLLYEKDMLQSEQTAGIITTDLFQFYGYVSLDGDYRIVIGPSSILTKDKDKMDNLLFLLDVKEKYKEEYIGKLECAPSISAERIGWLLSFIASAINKNPLFVEDVFVETKSENHQHDIMNSSIQNTFLFSDEKEANTLIVDNYQNEKMLLFYIKNGQPENLKELFSAFPKIKAGTMANDTLRQLKDMGICCATVASRASIEGGLNVQTAFHLSDLYIQKFEMLRNSASIYPLIKQMLLDFAERTKQAKYNCNNSSKLFLRCANYVSENLFDNIKVEEMAAEFGISRCRLCTQFHKQTGITLTQYILQKKILESQRLLQFTNKSISEIALHLAFSSQSHFQTVFKKYTGITPNRFRDAKSDL, via the coding sequence ATGAATTTAAATGAATTAGAATATTTAAGTAAAGCACTTGCCAAATCCACAAGTGCTTCTGTCCGACTTTACCAAAGAGAAAATCAAGTCTACTACTACTCGGTATATCCCATGAACCCTGATCCTTTTCTGCTTTATGAGAAAGATATGCTACAGTCTGAGCAAACTGCTGGTATCATTACTACCGACTTGTTTCAATTTTATGGTTATGTTTCTTTGGATGGGGATTATCGAATTGTGATAGGTCCATCTTCCATTTTAACGAAAGACAAAGATAAAATGGATAACCTTTTATTTTTATTGGATGTAAAAGAAAAATATAAGGAAGAATATATTGGTAAACTGGAGTGCGCCCCCTCTATCTCTGCCGAACGTATAGGATGGCTCCTTTCCTTTATTGCTTCCGCCATCAATAAGAATCCTCTTTTTGTAGAAGACGTATTTGTAGAAACCAAATCAGAGAATCATCAACATGATATTATGAATAGCAGTATACAGAATACATTTCTTTTTTCTGATGAAAAAGAAGCCAATACTCTTATTGTCGATAACTATCAAAATGAAAAAATGCTATTGTTCTATATAAAAAACGGTCAGCCTGAAAACTTAAAAGAATTGTTCAGTGCCTTTCCAAAAATAAAGGCCGGAACAATGGCCAATGATACCTTGCGCCAACTTAAGGACATGGGAATTTGTTGCGCTACCGTGGCTTCTCGGGCCTCAATCGAAGGGGGATTAAATGTCCAGACTGCATTTCATTTATCCGATTTGTATATTCAAAAGTTTGAAATGCTTCGCAATTCTGCATCCATATACCCATTAATCAAGCAAATGTTATTAGATTTTGCCGAACGTACAAAACAGGCAAAATATAATTGCAATAACTCCTCTAAATTATTTTTAAGATGTGCAAATTATGTTTCCGAAAATTTGTTTGACAATATCAAAGTTGAAGAAATGGCTGCCGAATTTGGAATATCACGCTGTCGTTTATGTACTCAGTTTCATAAACAAACCGGTATTACCTTAACGCAATATATTTTGCAGAAAAAAATTTTAGAATCTCAGCGATTACTGCAGTTTACTAACAAAAGTATTTCTGAAATTGCATTGCATCTAGCTTTTTCCTCGCAAAGTCATTTTCAAACAGTATTTAAAAAATATACCGGCATAACCCCAAACAGATTTCGAGACGCCAAATCAGATTTATAA
- a CDS encoding glycoside hydrolase family 3 C-terminal domain-containing protein — MVTDGPHGLRKQGGDSDHLGINNSVLSTCFPTAVATACSFDRDLVYEMGIALGEECVQEEVAVILGPAANIKRSPLCGRNFEYFSEDPLLTGEMAAALIGGIQSKNIGTSLKHYLANNQEKARLISNSVIDERALREIYLTGFEIAIKKAEPWTLMCSYNKINDIYASGHKRLMTDIPRGEWGFEGAIMTDWGAMSDRVEGVQAGLDLEMPAFDGATDRLIVDMVRAGKLDEKLVDLCAVRMTAIALQAEKTQKTSYDVEAHNELARRIARESAVLLKLGNVLPVDKNNKIALIGEFAKVPRYQGAGSSKISPIRITSVTDAFDAENISYSFAPGYSVASDEPNEALISEAVGVAKEADVIFAFVGLPDSYESEGFDRTHLNMPKAHTRLIDELVATGKKIVAVISSGGVVNIPWRDKVDSILLMNLSGQNSGYAAYDLLFGDYSPCGKLAETYPLTLTETSSIAHFGTGGNIEYRESIYVGYRYFDKAQKQVMFPFGHGLSYTTFTYSGLKLSAKKIGDRDTLQVEVVVTNTGKCAGKEIVQLYVSAPESTVYKSVRELRDFAKVELQMNESKTVTFTLESRAFAYYNVNVKDWFVESGDYKIEIGASSRDIRLNDTVTVESKQEGAIPDYRTSAPGYYNLLKPGIYDVPKEQFEVVLGRKVPEERSLRPFDINSTLGDIRAHWIGRMMNKQVEKSVMKMFSGDEANSDNEVVKIIQAMMVDMPLRQLGMMSQGALSIKIIDGLVDIMNGHILKGLRGLMKK; from the coding sequence ATGGTAACGGATGGGCCACACGGTTTACGTAAACAGGGAGGAGATTCCGATCACTTGGGTATTAATAATTCGGTATTATCTACTTGTTTCCCTACGGCTGTAGCAACAGCCTGTAGCTTTGATCGTGATTTAGTGTATGAAATGGGTATTGCACTTGGAGAGGAATGTGTACAAGAAGAGGTTGCTGTGATTCTGGGACCAGCAGCAAATATAAAGCGTAGTCCACTTTGTGGCCGTAATTTCGAATACTTTTCAGAAGATCCACTTCTGACTGGAGAAATGGCTGCGGCACTCATTGGTGGAATACAGAGTAAAAACATAGGTACCAGCCTGAAGCATTATCTTGCGAATAATCAGGAAAAAGCGCGTCTTATCTCAAATTCGGTAATTGATGAGCGTGCATTGAGAGAAATATATCTTACTGGATTTGAAATAGCTATAAAGAAAGCAGAACCTTGGACATTGATGTGTTCGTATAATAAGATTAACGATATTTATGCTTCAGGACATAAACGCCTTATGACAGACATCCCTCGTGGTGAATGGGGATTTGAGGGAGCAATAATGACGGACTGGGGAGCAATGAGTGACAGAGTTGAAGGTGTACAGGCAGGGTTAGATTTGGAGATGCCAGCTTTTGATGGAGCTACGGACCGATTGATTGTTGATATGGTTCGAGCAGGGAAATTGGATGAAAAACTTGTTGATCTTTGTGCTGTGAGAATGACGGCTATTGCACTACAGGCAGAGAAAACACAGAAAACATCATATGATGTAGAAGCACATAATGAATTGGCACGACGTATTGCACGTGAAAGTGCAGTGTTGCTAAAGTTAGGAAATGTACTGCCGGTAGATAAAAATAATAAGATAGCTTTAATAGGTGAATTTGCCAAAGTTCCTCGTTATCAAGGTGCAGGAAGCTCAAAGATATCTCCAATCAGGATTACTTCCGTAACTGATGCCTTTGATGCGGAAAATATAAGCTATTCTTTTGCACCAGGTTATTCGGTAGCCAGTGATGAACCGAATGAAGCTTTGATTAGCGAAGCAGTTGGAGTAGCAAAAGAAGCGGATGTGATATTTGCCTTTGTTGGATTACCGGATAGCTATGAAAGCGAGGGCTTTGACCGTACTCATTTAAATATGCCAAAAGCACACACTAGATTGATAGATGAACTGGTTGCTACGGGAAAAAAGATAGTAGCTGTTATAAGTTCAGGGGGAGTTGTAAATATTCCGTGGCGTGACAAAGTTGATTCAATACTTTTAATGAATCTTTCGGGACAAAACAGCGGTTACGCCGCATATGATTTGCTTTTTGGGGATTATTCTCCATGTGGTAAACTAGCAGAAACCTATCCGTTAACACTTACTGAAACTTCTAGTATTGCTCATTTTGGCACAGGAGGCAATATTGAATACCGAGAAAGTATCTATGTGGGGTATCGTTACTTTGATAAAGCACAAAAACAGGTAATGTTTCCATTTGGACACGGGCTTTCCTATACAACATTTACCTATTCGGGATTAAAGCTTAGTGCAAAAAAGATTGGAGACAGAGATACACTTCAAGTAGAGGTAGTGGTTACCAATACCGGAAAGTGTGCCGGAAAGGAAATAGTTCAGTTGTATGTTTCAGCACCAGAAAGTACTGTTTATAAATCTGTGCGTGAACTTAGAGATTTCGCAAAAGTGGAATTGCAGATGAATGAAAGTAAAACTGTTACATTTACATTGGAAAGTCGTGCATTTGCCTACTATAATGTTAATGTGAAAGACTGGTTTGTGGAAAGTGGCGATTACAAGATTGAAATTGGTGCATCCTCAAGAGATATACGATTAAATGATACGGTTACCGTTGAAAGTAAACAAGAGGGAGCCATACCTGATTATCGTACATCAGCACCTGGCTATTACAATCTTTTAAAACCAGGAATTTATGATGTTCCAAAGGAACAATTTGAGGTAGTTTTAGGAAGAAAAGTACCGGAAGAGCGTAGTCTAAGACCATTTGACATTAATTCTACTTTGGGAGATATCAGAGCTCACTGGATTGGACGTATGATGAATAAGCAAGTAGAAAAGTCTGTAATGAAGATGTTCTCAGGGGATGAAGCTAATTCAGATAACGAGGTTGTGAAGATAATACAGGCAATGATGGTAGATATGCCACTTCGTCAGTTGGGTATGATGTCACAAGGTGCGTTATCAATTAAAATTATTGATGGACTAGTAGATATAATGAATGGACATATTCTAAAGGGACTTCGTGGATTAATGAAAAAATAA
- a CDS encoding MBL fold metallo-hydrolase has product MDNIKSGLHTVEQIAPNTYRIDENGAVNCYLAVGKDRALLIDTGCGIGNLKSTVEQITALPVDVVLTHAHCDHAGGVGWYERFFVHEADRAFAYRILSSRLAARTIVRKTASKSDFAKLPFKSKPMPISNGHIFELGGRSISVIHTPGHTRGSIVLLDDKHKIMFTGDDINPFLLMCLPGCTSLKEWLTGGEKILEFSKEYTAYYGHGDGVQTVEQMEKTINYIRDILSSKVKNTFFSKNINYTDNNGDIQIVYDSRKVV; this is encoded by the coding sequence ATGGATAATATAAAATCAGGTTTACACACGGTTGAACAGATAGCACCTAACACCTACCGAATAGATGAGAATGGTGCCGTCAATTGCTATCTTGCGGTGGGCAAAGATAGGGCATTACTCATAGACACGGGCTGCGGCATAGGAAACCTTAAAAGTACCGTGGAACAGATTACGGCCCTGCCGGTAGATGTTGTTCTAACTCATGCCCACTGTGACCATGCAGGTGGTGTGGGTTGGTATGAGCGTTTTTTTGTACACGAAGCTGACCGTGCTTTTGCATATAGAATTCTGAGCTCTCGTTTAGCAGCAAGAACTATCGTGAGAAAAACTGCCAGTAAAAGTGACTTTGCAAAACTACCCTTTAAATCAAAGCCTATGCCCATAAGCAACGGGCATATTTTTGAACTTGGTGGTAGAAGTATTAGTGTCATTCATACTCCTGGGCACACCCGAGGTTCAATAGTGCTGCTAGATGACAAACATAAAATAATGTTTACAGGTGACGATATCAATCCGTTTTTGTTGATGTGCCTTCCAGGATGTACCTCTTTGAAAGAATGGCTGACTGGTGGAGAAAAGATATTAGAATTTTCAAAGGAATATACAGCATATTATGGACATGGTGATGGAGTTCAGACGGTAGAACAAATGGAAAAAACCATAAACTACATTCGTGATATCCTCTCTAGCAAGGTAAAGAATACATTTTTTTCAAAAAATATAAATTACACTGATAATAATGGGGATATTCAAATAGTTTACGACTCCCGGAAGGTAGTTTGA
- a CDS encoding NAD-dependent epimerase/dehydratase family protein, translated as MKVFMIGGTGLLGSEGAKELIRRGHEVSSIALPPIPEGANLPPKMKLSFGNYMELTDAEIRSFMEGCEGFVFAAGVDERVEGPAPIYDMFYKYNIKPLEKLLRIAKETGVKHVVVLGSYFAYLNRAWKDQNLYDTHPYIRSRVDQANMALSFADENMDVSVLELPYIFGSQPGRKPVWVFLIEQISKMKGSTLYPKGGTTMVTVRQVGQCIAGALERGKGGKNYPVGYFNLTWKEMLKIIHKHLNVPDKRIITIPKFLYRLGMKSIINEYKQKHIEPGLDPIGLVEIMTRQAFIDKKTIVEELGVEEDDIDMAIGESVRLCMEVIDGKQQTISMKGE; from the coding sequence ATGAAAGTATTTATGATTGGAGGAACAGGTTTACTTGGTTCAGAAGGAGCAAAAGAATTGATTCGTAGGGGACATGAGGTATCTTCAATTGCACTGCCTCCAATTCCGGAGGGCGCAAATTTACCACCAAAGATGAAATTGTCTTTTGGTAACTACATGGAATTAACAGATGCAGAAATTAGAAGCTTCATGGAGGGCTGCGAAGGTTTTGTATTTGCGGCTGGAGTAGATGAAAGGGTAGAAGGACCGGCACCAATATATGATATGTTTTACAAGTACAATATTAAACCATTGGAGAAGCTGTTAAGAATTGCTAAGGAGACCGGAGTAAAACATGTTGTTGTGCTGGGTTCATACTTCGCATATTTAAATAGAGCATGGAAAGACCAAAATCTATATGATACCCATCCTTATATAAGAAGCCGCGTAGATCAAGCCAATATGGCATTATCCTTTGCAGATGAAAATATGGATGTATCTGTTTTGGAATTGCCTTATATATTTGGCTCTCAACCAGGACGTAAGCCTGTATGGGTTTTCTTAATAGAACAGATAAGTAAAATGAAAGGCTCCACCCTCTACCCTAAAGGCGGAACAACTATGGTTACAGTTAGACAAGTCGGGCAATGTATTGCAGGAGCCCTTGAACGTGGCAAAGGTGGGAAAAATTATCCTGTAGGCTACTTTAATCTAACTTGGAAGGAAATGCTTAAAATCATTCATAAACATCTGAATGTCCCAGACAAGAGGATTATTACAATACCAAAATTTTTATATAGGCTTGGTATGAAATCTATAATAAATGAATATAAGCAAAAGCACATAGAGCCAGGACTTGATCCCATTGGTTTGGTTGAAATAATGACCAGGCAAGCGTTTATTGATAAAAAAACAATTGTAGAAGAACTGGGTGTAGAAGAGGATGATATTGATATGGCTATTGGTGAATCTGTTAGACTTTGCATGGAAGTTATAGATGGAAAGCAGCAGACAATTAGTATGAAAGGTGAGTGA